Genomic window (Pyrus communis chromosome 13, drPyrComm1.1, whole genome shotgun sequence):
AATAGTGAATATGAGACAGAAGCAGAGACCATGGCGTTTCGTCGGGCAAGATCTTCTTTTGAAGAATTAGAATCTTCTGATTCTAAGCCCGAGAGGAGGCCCCAAGCTAGACCAGCTGCAGCAACATATCATCCTCCCAAAGCACAAGGCCTTTCTCAGGTACAAACATATTCGCAATCTTGTCTTTTTCTTAATTCGGGTCAAGATTGCTCCAATAATTTGTCTTCTCTGCGTTTTAATAGGCCACCAGTGATGGCTTGGGCAGGTCTCCTCGACTTCCTCAAGCTTCTGGAGCTTTAGGGATTCCAATCCCTTGGCCTCAAAAGGTTGCAGTTGCTGAATCCTTTCCTGTTATTCCTGCTGATGTTGCCCAAGCTGCCCCTGCTGCTCCTGCTTTTGATGGTCCTGGCGTGATGCCTTCTCCTTCGGCTTCTCTTTCAGCCACGGCCTCTTTGCCTGAACTAGTTAGAGAGTTTGGGCAAATTGTAACGAAGCTGAGATCCACAAGGCGCCATTCTGAGCCTCAACATCTTCAAGATCAGCGCAAGATCTTCAGAGAATGGATGCAGAGGGACTTTTCTGCCTTCTTTAGCCTTAAGGCTCTTCAAGATGCTGAGATAGCTCTCACTAAATTATACCAAGCCCACCAAATGACTAAGGTGCAATATGAgtccttcctttccttctttgAAAATCTAAGGGCCTTGAGGGATCAACATCTTAAGGCCGAGAGGCAAGCCAACAGGGTGAGGTGCTACAAGGAGAAGCATACTCGGACCTCCACTACTCTGCAACAGCTGGTGGAGGAGGGCTCGTCCATGGAGGATCGGATAATAGTGGTAGTTGCTGAGATCCAAAAACTGGAGGAACAACTTTCTGCTCTGAAAGCTGAGCAGATGACTCTCTCGAGCAAGCTATACAAGAAGATGGAGGAAGTCAAGAAAGTAAACCACGAAGTGGAGGAGTCTGAAGCCCAACTAGCCAACAACAATATAGCTTTAGAAGAGCCGGATCGTATTTTTACCATCATGCAGACTTATCATTCTAGGATAGCTGCCTTGGCTAAAGATGTAAACTTGTTAATTTAGGGCTTATGTACTGATGAGTCGATATGTTACTTTATATTTTACCATAATCTTAGTATCATCTAGAAAATACGCCGGAATGTTGCGACGGGAACTGAATGCATCATGTGTAACTGCATGAATAAGACACAGCTACTTGGTTTTCATATAAATTCAATTCAGCTAACATAAAGAGGCAGTACAATTTACAAGACGAACTTAAACATTTCAGATCACAAAAGTTGTATGTTTTGCACATAAATTAAGgtaacacaaaaaaaacaaaggtaCAATTCCAAGTAATAAATTGTCAGGACCAATTATTTAAGAAAACTTATGACCAGAAGTATCATAAGTTTAACATTATAGATCTAGTTATTGTTCACACCCATTATAACACCTTAAACTCTACTTACACCCAACAaattattctctttttttttttttttttttttttggccccCAACATGTGGTTCAACAACGGGAGAGTTCAAAGTTCGAACCAGGAACCCTTCTCCGCATTGACCAGCCCTGTAACTTCCCATACTTTTGGGCATACATAATAGGACCGGGtgcgaaaaaaaaaagggagttaAACATGCACACATCGTATTCACTATGACCCTAACTCATGTTACCACTTTTTAGAATTCTAGCCAAAATGTAAAATATGTCGAAtcataatttcttttaaaaataaaatatttaattttaacatTTTACTTTTGCACGGGGAAGTCACAGTGAACAATAAAATTTGAGATTCAACATCAAcagaattaagaaaaaaaataaaaatctgagAATTGGAGAATTTGAAATTGACTCACATCAGCAACATATATGTTGTTAGGAAGCTCTTCCTGTAATTCACTCTGAAATCCTCCCTATATAAAATACAacaaaacattataaaataaaattacaaaatcaataatataattcatttttaaaccaGGAtaattcacacaaaaaaaaaaagaaaagaagggggGGTGGTAAATTGCACTCTAAAACTTGACCTGCTTTCTTTGTAATAGAATCCAAGATCTCACGTTTTATTACCAAGAAAAGCCAAATCCCGCATCAAGCAGTGGGTATAGAAAAGCTCTTCTACGTAGCTTCACCTATTAGCCCCGAACTTCGGTGAACGTCTATGAATACCTTTGGTGCTGACTTTCCAAACTTCGGTGAATGTCCATAGATACCTTGAGTATTACCCTTTGAAGATTAGAGATCGCTTCATACCTGCCCTTCCAactgtttgataaaatgtctaAAAGAAGAGTTAATAAATGGTGATCTTAGTAAATAACAAAGCATCATCATTTTTGGATAAACATATTAATGGGATACAATGATATCAAACATTGTTAGTGTGTTCAAGATAagtgtgtttttttattaagcATTCATATGGGAGCAGCCTTGGAACATGTTAGTTACCCTCGCAAATGAAGTATTAACATATGTGTGCCTTTCCAAATGATTTCAGGCCAACCAAAGCTCGATGAAATAGCGAGATGCATACTATTTCtggtaaaaaaatttgtactGACCCCCTAATATTATTTTCTGGATCCGCCACTGATGTTTGGTGCCCAAATAGCAATCTGTGCAAGTTGATCAAGAGTTCACTAATGGGTTTTAGCCAGTTAACCATTTTgctaaaaaatattttgcaaaaagtGGACCATCTTTAACTTTAAAGGACCATCTCTATCTTGCCTAGACATATTGCATCACCAATGGCTTGCTTCACATTCACAAAAATGAGCAGTGCCCATTGACACATGGGCAAACCTCAACGGTACCAACCGAATCACAACAATCCtctaaagaaaaacaaacaatgaAATGACTTCAAgaaaaatctctatcatttctTCAGTGAAGTGATGTATTTCTTAGCGCACATCTCTCTAGCTAGTAATGTATGCTATACATTGTTGTTCTTTAGAATTTTTGCTAAATGTGTAATCTAGATTTACTGTCTAAATATATTCTCTTGTACATGAGACAATTGCCTAACAGCATAAGTTTGGCAAAAGACCGACTTACGTTTCATCTTCTCTTCCGTACTCGTTGTTCTACTTGTTGATGCGTGCATGTAGGTTTCAAAAGACAAGATATTAGAGTTCAAATCAACAATTGGGGCATCCTAACCATTAGCGGAAAGCAACCTAGGGTTGGAGAAACTACATCTGCTATACCCAGCCGCTTCTGTAAAGAGATCAAAATTTCTAAACATTGTGCTACGAACGGTATCCGCGCTAAGTTTTCCCGTGGAATTCTTTCCATAACCATTCCAAAAGAAGCTCAGCACGGCGGAGTGAATGCTACGTGGGCGTCAGTTAATGACTACGTAGTTGGTTTAAGAAGCAAAGTTTTGAAGCCAAGGCTGAGCAAGAAGACGgctgtgatggtggtggtggtggtggttgttcTGGTCATGGCTCTGGGAGTTTATGTAG
Coding sequences:
- the LOC137711948 gene encoding uncharacterized protein produces the protein MDSNSEYETEAETMAFRRARSSFEELESSDSKPERRPQARPAAATYHPPKAQGLSQATSDGLGRSPRLPQASGALGIPIPWPQKVAVAESFPVIPADVAQAAPAAPAFDGPGVMPSPSASLSATASLPELVREFGQIVTKLRSTRRHSEPQHLQDQRKIFREWMQRDFSAFFSLKALQDAEIALTKLYQAHQMTKVQYESFLSFFENLRALRDQHLKAERQANRVRCYKEKHTRTSTTLQQLVEEGSSMEDRIIVVVAEIQKLEEQLSALKAEQMTLSSKLYKKMEEVKKVNHEVEESEAQLANNNIALEEPDRIFTIMQTYHSRIAALAKDVNLLI